The following are encoded in a window of Ignicoccus islandicus DSM 13165 genomic DNA:
- a CDS encoding pyridoxal phosphate-dependent aminotransferase, translating into MSFVSKAKSLAREIRANLGLGEPDKNPPRELVEELIRATEIKPTYTPSGGIPSLRRKLAEWFSERYNTEISEREVMVTPSGKAALYLSLLYFSKGEVVLTDPTYYSYEPVVESLGRPVRKVPLVRSGVGYSFPEDLSALVPSKGLTVVNSPSNPTGSVLGDGMFDLVERAWERKSYVVSDEPYDVFVYNGKHVSFLSTPKWRETGAFVYSFSKILCIPGWRLGAIVAKEDVIKKLISVASNVYGCPCKWEQIALERILEQPDVIERHVNDMVSEYAKRREEVISVLKRISDFPGVGDGSFYAFPDFGVDSEELALQAAKEGVISIPGKVFSEKYGKTSLRISFSAPPAELKYGLEVLGSLARGLKGH; encoded by the coding sequence TTGTCCTTCGTTAGTAAGGCCAAGTCCTTGGCTCGCGAAATTCGCGCTAACTTGGGTTTAGGCGAACCCGATAAGAACCCTCCCCGGGAATTGGTCGAGGAACTAATTAGAGCAACCGAAATTAAGCCAACGTATACCCCTAGCGGAGGCATTCCTTCTCTGAGAAGGAAATTAGCTGAGTGGTTCTCCGAAAGATATAACACTGAAATATCTGAAAGGGAAGTAATGGTTACCCCTTCCGGTAAAGCCGCCCTTTACCTCTCCTTGCTCTATTTCTCAAAAGGCGAGGTCGTTTTAACTGATCCGACGTATTACAGCTACGAACCAGTGGTCGAGTCCTTAGGTAGGCCTGTAAGGAAAGTTCCATTAGTAAGGAGCGGGGTCGGTTACTCCTTCCCCGAAGACTTAAGCGCCTTAGTACCTAGCAAGGGCTTGACGGTCGTTAACTCGCCTTCCAATCCCACCGGTTCGGTACTAGGCGACGGAATGTTCGATTTGGTTGAAAGGGCTTGGGAAAGGAAAAGCTACGTAGTAAGCGACGAGCCGTACGACGTGTTCGTGTACAATGGTAAACACGTGAGCTTCTTATCAACGCCCAAGTGGAGGGAAACGGGGGCCTTTGTCTATAGCTTCAGCAAGATACTATGCATTCCCGGTTGGAGGCTAGGCGCAATAGTCGCGAAGGAGGACGTAATAAAGAAGCTCATTTCGGTTGCCTCGAACGTCTACGGCTGCCCTTGCAAATGGGAACAAATAGCCCTCGAGAGGATCTTAGAGCAGCCCGACGTAATAGAGAGACACGTAAACGACATGGTCAGCGAATACGCAAAGAGGAGGGAGGAAGTAATTAGTGTATTAAAGAGAATTTCGGACTTTCCAGGAGTTGGAGATGGATCTTTCTACGCGTTCCCGGACTTCGGCGTAGACTCGGAAGAACTAGCTTTGCAAGCAGCTAAGGAGGGGGTAATTTCTATCCCAGGTAAGGTGTTTTCAGAGAAATACGGTAAGACGTCGCTGAGGATAAGCTTCTCTGCGCCACCGGCTGAGCTTAAGTACGGCTTAGAAGTACTAGGGAGTTTGGCGAGGGGGCTCAAGGGGCATTGA
- a CDS encoding cysteine hydrolase family protein has protein sequence MKALIIVDMLNDFVRKDGKLYVEGAEEIIGNIKRLKEAFKEAGLPVIYTNDSHLPNVDKELKLWGEHAVRGSEGAQVVEELKPEEGDYVVTKRRYSAFFSTDLDLLLRELGVREVVLTGVATNVCVLHTAADAFFRGYEVTVVSDGTMSVPKEDQGKWLEYMKTVYGARIASSEELVKELSRT, from the coding sequence TTGAAAGCTCTCATAATAGTCGATATGTTAAACGACTTCGTTAGGAAAGACGGCAAGCTCTACGTGGAAGGGGCTGAGGAAATAATAGGAAACATTAAGAGATTGAAGGAGGCGTTCAAGGAAGCTGGCTTGCCAGTAATATATACCAACGATTCCCACCTACCCAACGTCGATAAGGAACTGAAGCTTTGGGGAGAGCACGCAGTGAGGGGAAGCGAGGGAGCTCAAGTGGTCGAGGAGCTCAAACCGGAGGAAGGCGATTACGTAGTAACCAAGAGGAGGTACAGCGCCTTCTTCTCAACTGATTTGGACTTGTTGCTGAGGGAGCTCGGGGTAAGGGAAGTGGTGCTAACTGGAGTAGCCACTAACGTTTGCGTGCTCCATACGGCAGCAGACGCGTTCTTCAGGGGCTACGAGGTAACTGTGGTTAGCGATGGAACTATGAGCGTACCTAAGGAGGATCAAGGCAAGTGGTTGGAGTACATGAAGACGGTCTATGGTGCTAGAATAGCTTCCTCGGAAGAACTAGTTAAGGAGCTTTCCAGAACTTAA
- a CDS encoding 3-isopropylmalate dehydratase small subunit produces the protein MEKVVRAKAVKVGDNIDTDVIIPGRYLIYTDPETLGKYCFEPIMPDFYKKSKELGGVIVVAGRNFGMGSSREQAVVALKGAGVKAVVAESFARIFYRNCINQGLPAVRVPGISEAVEEGDEVEVDLENGVVRVYDPQGNLKKEFKVPKLPPSLLEILESGGLVPYLKRKMVQTQ, from the coding sequence GTGGAAAAGGTAGTTAGAGCTAAAGCTGTAAAGGTAGGCGACAACATAGACACTGACGTCATCATACCCGGTAGGTACCTAATATACACTGATCCGGAGACTTTAGGAAAGTATTGCTTCGAACCCATAATGCCAGATTTCTATAAGAAGAGTAAGGAGCTAGGGGGCGTAATAGTCGTAGCCGGCAGGAACTTCGGTATGGGTAGCTCCAGGGAGCAAGCAGTAGTTGCGCTAAAGGGAGCCGGCGTGAAGGCGGTAGTAGCTGAGAGCTTCGCTAGAATATTCTATCGGAACTGCATAAATCAAGGCCTTCCGGCAGTTAGAGTTCCTGGAATTAGCGAAGCGGTGGAAGAAGGAGACGAAGTGGAGGTAGATCTAGAGAACGGCGTAGTGAGGGTTTACGATCCCCAAGGTAACTTAAAGAAAGAGTTCAAGGTACCCAAGCTCCCACCCTCCCTATTAGAGATATTGGAAAGCGGTGGTCTCGTACCGTATTTGAAGAGGAAAATGGTGCAGACCCAATGA
- a CDS encoding metal-dependent hydrolase — translation MLGYAHAALGFSLSVFLLGPSPSVTLTSVIYSKLPDFDLKLRHRKSLHNVFAMLILTSVAFLMGPDAGLSALVAYSSHLLGDSLTVYGIYPFYPFSNKRFRLAKFKSSSPILNLGAVALSAALLFAKFKGL, via the coding sequence GTGTTAGGGTACGCTCACGCAGCTCTAGGTTTCTCTCTGTCAGTTTTCCTACTAGGCCCTTCTCCATCGGTTACGCTCACCTCAGTAATTTATTCTAAACTTCCTGACTTCGACTTGAAGTTGAGGCACAGGAAGAGCTTACATAACGTCTTCGCTATGTTGATATTAACTTCCGTTGCCTTTCTAATGGGTCCCGACGCCGGCCTCTCCGCTCTAGTGGCATATTCTTCTCACTTATTGGGCGATTCCCTCACAGTTTACGGCATCTATCCGTTCTACCCTTTCAGCAACAAGAGGTTCAGGCTAGCTAAATTCAAGAGCTCTTCCCCGATCCTAAATCTTGGCGCCGTAGCGCTTTCGGCTGCCTTGCTCTTTGCAAAGTTCAAAGGGCTATGA
- a CDS encoding TIGR00304 family membrane protein, translating into MDLGVPLIILGITLIVIGIIVSVLSKAQNVEWGGGAVIFIGPVPIVIGGGKLGWLAILIAVLLAFAMILMTFVYLRSMPLEPPRQTP; encoded by the coding sequence ATGGACCTAGGAGTGCCTTTGATAATCTTAGGAATTACCTTGATTGTAATAGGAATAATCGTAAGCGTCTTATCGAAAGCTCAAAACGTCGAGTGGGGAGGCGGAGCCGTCATCTTCATTGGACCCGTTCCAATAGTGATAGGCGGCGGGAAATTGGGATGGCTCGCAATTCTAATAGCCGTCTTACTAGCGTTTGCAATGATTCTAATGACGTTTGTTTACCTTCGCTCAATGCCCCTTGAGCCCCCTCGCCAAACTCCCTAG
- a CDS encoding class I SAM-dependent methyltransferase, with protein MKDRLLRRLARELLGDDEVWSRIDVVGDIALIHRKFNYPIENLRLLANEMLKRMKGVKAVFAIEPGTEGKYRLRRLIHLAGENRTATIYKEHGCVYKVDVQKAFVVPRLSGEHLRIAELVQPWETVFNMFAGVGPFSILIAKRKGAKVYSVDVNPLAYELMVENVKLNGVEDKVIPILGDSADVSYWLRGSVDRVLMPLPELAPSYLDYALLSLRYPGWLHLYLHVLVRWGERPKLSALRVGRRLLESKCSSFEIRGVRLVRTVGPRIAQVVVDALLNKCEFKPRLRSAEGFGPLSHLLGTPWDW; from the coding sequence GTGAAGGACAGGTTGCTAAGGAGGTTAGCTAGGGAGCTGCTAGGCGACGACGAGGTTTGGTCTAGGATAGACGTAGTAGGAGACATAGCGTTAATTCACAGGAAATTCAACTACCCTATAGAGAATCTTCGTCTCCTAGCTAATGAGATGCTTAAGAGAATGAAGGGCGTCAAGGCGGTCTTTGCAATAGAACCTGGAACTGAAGGGAAGTATCGGTTAAGGAGACTCATCCATTTAGCTGGAGAGAACAGAACTGCTACAATTTACAAGGAGCACGGTTGCGTTTACAAGGTGGACGTCCAAAAGGCCTTCGTAGTTCCAAGGCTTTCCGGAGAGCACCTTAGGATTGCAGAGCTAGTTCAACCGTGGGAAACCGTATTTAACATGTTTGCCGGGGTAGGTCCCTTTTCTATACTCATTGCTAAGAGAAAGGGGGCGAAGGTATACTCAGTAGACGTTAACCCCCTAGCTTACGAATTAATGGTCGAGAACGTAAAGCTTAACGGCGTAGAGGACAAAGTCATTCCAATTCTGGGAGACTCAGCGGACGTTAGCTACTGGTTAAGGGGAAGCGTTGATAGGGTCCTCATGCCGCTGCCCGAGCTGGCCCCTAGCTACTTGGACTACGCGTTGCTTTCCTTAAGGTATCCGGGTTGGCTCCACTTGTACTTACACGTACTCGTTAGGTGGGGAGAGAGGCCGAAGTTGAGCGCATTGAGAGTCGGTAGGAGGCTCTTAGAAAGCAAGTGTTCCTCCTTTGAGATTAGGGGCGTCAGGTTAGTGAGGACTGTGGGGCCTAGAATAGCCCAAGTAGTTGTAGACGCCCTCTTAAATAAGTGCGAGTTCAAACCAAGGCTGAGGAGCGCTGAAGGCTTCGGACCCCTAAGCCACTTACTTGGAACTCCATGGGATTGGTAA
- a CDS encoding DUF432 domain-containing protein, which produces MRYFGKIRDKDEVKEGKWTVSLKCNPSLCIYRRTYDTESLEMVLSPYSEVYLRPILHGGELAFYLYLKFSRNVTLAPLSTIQVNVGIPIDVEASIPYMGPEGVRNFPIDIIELTDVNYALYGKPERGLLCRYHEVRIGRWNWLLEAPLNVLIANESERSVNINRIVFPTFLPKLYYFPGTSKVWVSPINVFVEGNTATVVRNDQASPPEGYIQSPSTGKTNKWVMIFGL; this is translated from the coding sequence TTGAGGTACTTCGGTAAGATAAGGGACAAGGACGAGGTAAAGGAAGGCAAGTGGACGGTATCGCTCAAGTGCAATCCCTCACTATGTATATATAGGAGAACATACGATACTGAGTCTCTTGAGATGGTATTGAGCCCTTATTCCGAAGTATACCTTAGGCCGATACTGCACGGGGGAGAGCTCGCTTTCTACTTGTACTTGAAATTCTCGCGTAACGTAACCTTAGCCCCCCTCTCAACTATACAAGTGAACGTTGGAATTCCAATAGACGTCGAAGCTTCCATACCATATATGGGTCCCGAAGGAGTTAGGAACTTCCCGATAGACATAATAGAACTTACTGACGTTAACTACGCTCTTTACGGGAAGCCCGAAAGGGGGTTGCTTTGTAGATACCACGAAGTTAGAATAGGCAGGTGGAACTGGTTATTGGAAGCTCCATTGAACGTGTTAATAGCCAACGAAAGCGAGAGATCTGTTAACATCAATAGAATAGTATTTCCTACGTTCCTACCCAAGCTCTACTACTTTCCCGGAACTTCCAAGGTCTGGGTCTCGCCCATAAACGTCTTCGTAGAAGGCAACACAGCAACGGTAGTTAGGAACGACCAAGCCTCGCCTCCGGAAGGCTACATCCAAAGCCCGTCTACCGGGAAAACTAACAAGTGGGTTATGATTTTCGGTCTATGA
- a CDS encoding mechanosensitive ion channel family protein, giving the protein MTLFEVLFGIALIVSTKIYLSKKILEILAKYSPSEDLTYMGQWISTLFLYLFGALMVVKGFGFSISDLLVAGGFITLAISFAAQTVISNAISGIFLVMEKPIRIGDFVYLKEAGISGAVKSISILSTTIRLWNGELARVPNSKFFEDVIVNQSMPIVRRLEVKVGVPYDLEKVKTAIDVIKRAMNNSKYVLKVPEPEVFVEEFGDSAVIIRVNAWVPSKKWYECYKQVRYTIYEELVKAGVEVPFTTITVIIDRKS; this is encoded by the coding sequence TTGACTCTATTCGAGGTACTATTTGGAATAGCCCTAATAGTTTCAACGAAGATATACCTAAGCAAGAAAATACTGGAGATCTTAGCTAAGTATTCGCCTTCGGAAGACTTAACCTACATGGGTCAGTGGATTTCAACGCTGTTCCTCTATCTCTTCGGAGCTTTAATGGTAGTGAAGGGCTTCGGGTTCTCAATCAGCGACTTACTGGTTGCCGGTGGATTCATTACCCTAGCTATATCGTTCGCTGCTCAAACCGTTATATCCAACGCGATTTCGGGTATATTCCTTGTAATGGAAAAACCAATAAGAATAGGTGATTTCGTTTACCTCAAGGAAGCTGGAATAAGCGGCGCTGTCAAATCGATTTCAATACTCTCAACCACAATAAGGTTATGGAACGGTGAGCTAGCCAGAGTACCAAATTCGAAGTTCTTCGAAGATGTTATTGTGAATCAGTCCATGCCGATAGTCAGGAGGTTGGAAGTTAAAGTAGGAGTTCCATACGATCTTGAGAAAGTCAAGACTGCCATTGACGTAATAAAGAGAGCAATGAATAACTCGAAGTACGTATTGAAAGTACCGGAACCGGAGGTCTTCGTAGAGGAATTCGGGGACAGCGCCGTGATAATAAGAGTGAACGCGTGGGTCCCATCGAAGAAGTGGTACGAATGCTATAAACAAGTTCGATATACGATATATGAGGAACTGGTCAAGGCCGGAGTAGAGGTGCCCTTCACAACGATAACCGTTATCATAGACCGAAAATCATAA
- a CDS encoding alcohol dehydrogenase catalytic domain-containing protein, producing the protein MKSLVFKGDLQIEEKPIPPIPEGHLLVKIEKAVVGPLERGLVRGLIWVEPGRIVGMEGYGIVEEPGINANVERGSIVSSPVITSEGSIIGVHLDGTLSEYFVVPEKDVEVLPPGNPLKLALAGTGAIASWIKKRIEGKKALLIGSGLTNVLVSYLSGWEVPILAWSQEPNVPAYYFPTKASACTQEWEAVVVSVLEEMAIDTATMCIKEGGTIILHPLVAYSKNVFRGKHVKIEVAGRDSLSEGLEAINSLPQNVFASLVSKERDLSEALNSPFSRSVIDVPGGLTY; encoded by the coding sequence ATGAAAAGCCTAGTTTTTAAAGGAGACTTACAAATTGAGGAGAAACCCATTCCACCGATACCAGAAGGTCACTTATTGGTAAAGATAGAGAAAGCCGTAGTAGGTCCCTTGGAGAGAGGTCTCGTAAGGGGCCTCATATGGGTAGAGCCCGGAAGGATCGTCGGAATGGAAGGCTACGGTATAGTTGAAGAGCCCGGAATAAACGCGAACGTGGAACGAGGTTCGATAGTTTCATCTCCCGTAATCACTTCCGAAGGATCGATAATTGGCGTTCACTTAGATGGGACCTTGAGCGAATACTTCGTGGTTCCGGAAAAAGACGTCGAGGTACTACCTCCGGGGAACCCTCTAAAGTTAGCCTTAGCTGGAACGGGCGCAATAGCCTCATGGATCAAAAAGAGAATAGAAGGAAAGAAGGCATTACTAATAGGCTCCGGCTTAACCAACGTTCTGGTTTCTTACCTAAGCGGATGGGAAGTCCCAATACTTGCATGGAGTCAAGAACCGAACGTACCGGCCTATTACTTCCCCACGAAGGCGTCGGCATGTACCCAAGAATGGGAAGCCGTGGTAGTTTCGGTACTGGAGGAAATGGCCATTGATACGGCCACTATGTGCATAAAGGAGGGCGGAACCATAATTCTCCATCCATTAGTAGCCTATTCTAAGAACGTCTTCAGGGGTAAGCACGTTAAAATAGAAGTCGCTGGGAGGGATAGCTTAAGCGAGGGTCTAGAGGCCATCAACTCCTTACCTCAAAACGTCTTCGCTTCGCTAGTTTCGAAGGAAAGGGACCTAAGCGAAGCGCTTAACTCCCCGTTCTCGCGATCAGTAATAGACGTACCAGGAGGATTGACCTATTGA
- a CDS encoding proteasome assembly chaperone family protein, whose translation MIIEVHENKRVKAKYLIVGFHDVGLVGIISTRHLIEELGLEQIGGIDIPDEMLVTTVKEGVSNYPIGIYHGGEVALIFPEIPLPPPSVFPLSQAIMDYAARIRCERIISLTGLANPNRLNVKPRPGWIVSQTDIEEMDKLREWGRPLKDGILYGPTAALLKSSMVRNPPTVALLADAFPEFPDPGAAAVVLQGLEKVYGIKVNVEKLLEDAEKIKARLQENVKRAMTVMKEAQPLTYA comes from the coding sequence GTGATAATTGAAGTACATGAAAATAAGAGGGTAAAGGCCAAGTACCTAATAGTTGGCTTCCACGACGTCGGCCTCGTGGGCATAATTTCTACCAGGCACCTAATCGAGGAATTAGGTCTCGAACAAATAGGTGGAATAGACATTCCCGATGAAATGCTAGTGACCACAGTTAAGGAGGGCGTTTCCAATTACCCTATAGGAATTTACCATGGAGGAGAGGTAGCTCTAATATTCCCTGAAATTCCATTACCACCGCCATCTGTCTTCCCGCTTTCCCAAGCCATAATGGATTACGCTGCGAGAATAAGGTGCGAACGAATAATTTCCTTAACCGGACTTGCGAACCCGAATAGGCTCAACGTTAAACCCAGACCCGGTTGGATAGTTTCCCAAACCGACATTGAGGAAATGGATAAACTAAGGGAATGGGGTAGACCCCTCAAGGACGGCATACTATATGGACCCACTGCCGCCTTACTTAAGTCTTCTATGGTTAGAAACCCTCCAACGGTCGCCCTCCTAGCTGACGCTTTCCCCGAATTCCCAGATCCGGGAGCGGCCGCCGTAGTCTTACAAGGCTTGGAGAAAGTGTACGGGATAAAGGTCAACGTTGAAAAGCTATTGGAAGACGCGGAGAAGATAAAGGCCCGATTGCAAGAGAATGTCAAGAGAGCGATGACCGTAATGAAGGAAGCTCAGCCCCTCACTTACGCTTGA
- a CDS encoding amidohydrolase family protein produces the protein MRVRPFVDTHFHLSWTARSLLELNLKECSTVECVLSKVREESERGGTYGGWVIGSLLHYKLAKAITKELLDEVSDKPVSIATRDGHMAVVNSKAIEISGVDCSYSGVECVEGVPTGRLYEDAMLLVRRKMPDPPIGKLVGAYKAVLDDLYSNGFLQIHAMTSRWLEWELVKSLNHKVHVIPYMRKEAFVKGSPGIKLFADGVLIYGTALMNGKGRKLIDERELSQWLIRGKEEGFRVAVHAMGDEAIDLVIRAYEMAGKPKRVLRIEHAAITRDDQLEYLASEGIEVSVQPGIMESVGVEEFKSILGPNWKRFMRVRDMIELGVKVYHGSDSPVGPWRLKEVFKYYKLLPKPVDDLETVLKLMSSGWEIHGERPSGELEVTDDLEVRVL, from the coding sequence TTGAGGGTTCGACCCTTCGTTGACACTCACTTCCACCTTTCTTGGACTGCTAGGTCCCTCTTAGAGCTCAATTTGAAGGAGTGTTCAACGGTAGAATGCGTTCTGAGTAAGGTTCGCGAGGAGAGCGAAAGGGGCGGAACGTACGGCGGATGGGTGATAGGGAGCTTACTCCACTACAAGTTAGCGAAGGCAATAACGAAGGAGCTACTGGACGAGGTAAGCGATAAGCCAGTTTCAATTGCGACCAGGGACGGACACATGGCAGTAGTTAACAGTAAGGCAATAGAAATATCTGGAGTGGACTGCTCCTATAGCGGGGTAGAGTGCGTCGAAGGCGTTCCCACGGGAAGGCTGTACGAGGACGCAATGCTCTTAGTTCGGAGGAAAATGCCGGATCCGCCCATCGGCAAATTGGTTGGTGCGTATAAGGCCGTTTTAGACGACCTCTATTCCAACGGCTTCCTCCAAATTCACGCCATGACCTCTAGATGGCTAGAATGGGAGCTAGTGAAGAGCTTGAACCATAAAGTTCACGTAATACCATATATGAGAAAAGAGGCGTTCGTCAAGGGTTCTCCTGGCATCAAGTTGTTCGCGGACGGGGTCCTAATCTACGGGACGGCATTGATGAACGGAAAGGGGAGGAAGTTAATAGATGAAAGGGAGCTAAGTCAATGGCTAATTAGAGGCAAGGAGGAGGGCTTCAGAGTAGCAGTGCACGCAATGGGCGATGAAGCAATAGACTTAGTCATAAGGGCCTACGAAATGGCTGGTAAGCCGAAGAGGGTCCTGAGGATAGAACACGCGGCAATAACTAGGGATGACCAACTCGAGTACTTGGCTTCTGAGGGCATAGAGGTGAGCGTCCAGCCGGGGATAATGGAGAGCGTGGGGGTGGAAGAGTTCAAGTCAATCTTAGGCCCTAATTGGAAGCGATTCATGAGGGTTAGGGACATGATTGAATTGGGCGTTAAAGTTTACCATGGAAGCGATAGCCCGGTCGGTCCTTGGAGGCTCAAGGAGGTGTTCAAGTATTACAAGCTCCTACCTAAGCCAGTGGACGACCTGGAAACTGTATTGAAATTAATGAGTAGCGGATGGGAAATACACGGAGAGAGGCCAAGTGGAGAGCTGGAAGTTACCGACGACTTAGAGGTGAGGGTTCTTTGA